Within the Gloeobacter kilaueensis JS1 genome, the region CCCGCAGGCAGCGGTGCTCCCGGCAGACCGATATTCAGCGACCCCGATGTGGCCTTGGTCGGCTCGCTGCCGTTGCACGAAGCGGTCTTGTCCACAGTCGCATTGTCGCCAATCTTGAGGAGGCCGACGCCCAGGTAGGTGCTCGATTGGGTCGAAAACTTCAAACTGCCGAACACGCTCAGCGTGTGCAGGTTGATCTGGGAGTTGCTGTTGTAGGTGACGCTGCGGCTGGAGGGAATCACGACGTTGTCGCCGCTCGCCGGAAGAGAGCCGCCCCAGACTTTCGTATCGGTCCACGAACCGCTGGCGACCGCAGTCACCGTCCGCCCACTTGGGCTGGCCGCCGCACGGGCGGCAGTAATGCTGACAGTTTGCGACAGAAAACAGGCGAGTGCCAGAGGCACCCAGCAAGATGCACGAAGGAGCATATTACCTCTGCTTGAACGGGAAAAAATGCAGCAGGAAGTGCTCGCCTCATAGGCGAATAGGGAGTCTACAAGCAGCCTTCAGACAGGCCAGGAGCAATGAACTCAGCCCGCTGAACAACTTAACTGCATAAGCTGTGTACTGGTGTTACTGATTTTGAGCTGTGGGGAGTCCGCCTTGAAGGAAACTTCAGGGCGGAATAGAAGCATTGGGTGGAAGTGCGTTACGGTTCTGTTTTTAGAACACAAACACAATACCCTGACGCTCTAAAGTTTCTGACATAATCTCACCAATATTTGGGAGGAAAAATTTTGGACCCTGTCCGGTGAGTAGTAAGATGAATTTACCAGAATCATCCATCGAGTAATACGGCCAGATGGCGAAAAAAAATGACAAACTGGCTAGCCGCCTGGATAGCCGCCAGAGCGCTTTCTGGCATTTGCAAAAAATATAAGAGCGATCCGCACGCAGGTGTGGCTACCGCTGGCAGAACAAAGAATTTATGCCGACCAAACTAGCATAAACTCCTCCACATGTTCAGCAATTTATGCTGGCCTGCAGGCATAAATGACCTGCTGGTACTTCGGAAGAAAAGCTGTTGCGTGACTGACCCCACAATAGAGCCGATTCGCCATGCTTGATCACAGTAACGTCAAACAATTCTACGAGCAACTGTACACCACCGACTACATGGGCGAGGACGGCTTCGCCTGCTGGAGTCAGAATGGCGTCGAGCTAGAGCGGGTCAGGGACGTGCTCTGCCAGGTACAGGGTCCGATCGCCTCGGTGCTCGACTACGGCTGCGGCCAGGGCCGCTGGGCAACGGTGCTGGCGGAGCAATTTCCTGCCGCCCAGGTAACGGGCATCGATATTTCCCAGACGGCGATTGCCAGAGCACAGCAGCGCTTTGCGATGCATCGCTTCGTCGCCTTCGACGGCGAGCGCGCCCCCTTCGCGGACGGGTCCTTCGATCTGCTGTTTTCGTACCACGTGCTGGAGCACGTCATCGACCTGGAGGCGGTCGTCGCCGACATGGCCCGGCTGGTCAAAAAAGGCGGATACCTGTGCATTATCTTTCCGTGCGCCAACGCGGGCTCCCTCGAAGAAAAGACGATGCGCCTGATCAAAGACGGCAAGGTGACGACGCCCCAGGGCGAGATGGTCTTTCATTTTGAGCGCTCCGCCGGTCACCTGCGCCGGTTAAGTAGCGCCCAGATAAGCGAGCGCTTCGCCTGCCAGGGAGCGCGGCTAAGGGAGCAATCCTTCGCCTGCCAGTTTTTTGGGGCGGTCGATTATCTGGTGCGCTCGACCGACGGCGGTTACATTCGCTCGTTCTGTGCCGTCGGACGGGCGGTGCATCGGCTGGCCGCCCTCCGGCTCGGGGTGCTGCAGTACGCGCTGCTCGTCGTCGCCCGCCTCATCAAGTGGCGTCGGCTCGGGTGGCTATCCTCCGGTTGCGAGGCACTCGTCACCTCCCTGGCGCGGCTGGAGTGGCGGCTGGGCCGCCATCGCCCGAACGGTTCCGCCCAATTTCTGCTGTTTGAAAAAATCTGATTGACCCCCTGTCTTTTTATGCTCATTCTCGAAGTCAAACTCAAAGGCCGCCCCCAGCAATTTGAAGCGATCGACGGAGCGATCCGCGCCGCTCAATTCATTCGCAACAAGGCGGTCGAGTACTGGCAAAATCACACGACGGCGGGCAAGCACGATCTCAACAAGTACTGTGCTGTCCTCGCCCAGGAATTCGAGTGGGCGCAAAAACTCAATTCGATGGCCCGTCAGGCCAGCGCCGAGCGGGCCTGGTCCTCGATTGCGCGGTTTCTCGATAGCCGCAGGCGCAAGATTTCCGGCAAGAGACGCTTCCCCCGCTTCAAGCACAACAGTCGCACCGTCGAGTATAAATCGACGGGCTGGAAGCTCTCCGACGACCGCAAGAGTATCACCTTCACCGATGGGTTCCAGATCGGTCAACTGCGACTGATCGGCACCTACGACCTTTCGTACCAGCGGGATTTGATCAAGCGCGTGCGCCTGGTGCGCCGCGCCGACGGCTATTACTGCCAGTTCTGCGTCGATGTCGAGCGCCAGGTGAACCACACCTACAACGGCGCAATGGCGGGCCTCGACATGGGCCTCGACGACTTTTGCACGACGACGAGCGGTGAGCGAATCGCCAGTCCCGCTGGAATCGCTCGTTCAGAAAGGGGGTTCAGGCGATTGAGGCGCAGGCTCAATCGCAAGCAAAAAAAATCAAAAAACCGCTCCAAGCTCGTGCGCCGCCTCAACCGCAAATATCTCAAGTTGACCAGACAGCGTAAGGACTTTGCCATCAAATCGGCAAAGGCGCTATGTGAGTCAAACGATCTCATCGTCTACGAAAACTTGAAGATTCGGCCTCGCAGCCGCCGCTACCGCCAGTGCCGCAGTTTTTCAGACGACATCTGGCCGGTCTTTGCGCGCTGGCTCGAATACTACGCCCGACTGCACCGGATTGTCACCGTTGCGCTATCCCCTCGATTTTCCCGCACGCTCTGTCCACGCTGCGGCCATCCGCAGCAGCAGGCACTCAGCAGCCGCACCCACTGCTGCGTACAGTGTGGGCACCGCGAAACGCGAGCCGCGCAATTGCTCGCACGGGAAATTCTGGTAAGGGGGATACAGCAGCTCAGTACCGCGGGGCACGTGGAAACTGCCGGCCTTGAGCCGGAAAAAAGCCTGGGAAGAGAAGCACCCCTGCCTGGAACAGGTAACTGAACCACGCAAGTGCGCTCGTTGAATCAGGAATTTCGTAATCGCCGCCCAGCGGTGGTTGCGCAAGTGTCAATGCTTGGAAACCTATTGCCTGGACAGGCATACGCTAGAGTATGCCTGTCCCAGCAATACATCTGGACAATTCACCATGCAAACAATCGATGTCGCGGTGGTCGGTGCGGGCAACTGGGGCTTTAACCACGTGCGCACCTTTGGCCAGTTGCCGGGCTGTCGGCTCAGGGCCGTGAGCGATCTCAGCGCCAAAAATTTAGACAAAGTCCGCCGCCAGTTTCCAGAAGTGTTCGTCAGCGAGGACTACGAGCAGGTGCTGGACCTGGCGGATCTGCAGGCGGTGGTGGTGGCGACGACCGCCGCCACGCATTACCCCATCGCCCGCGCCGCCCTGGAGCGGGGCAGGCACGTCCTGGTCGAAAAGCCGATGACCCTCGACATGGACGAGGCCCAGGCGCTCATCGAACTGGCGCGCTCAAAAAACCGCGTGCTGATGGTCGGGCATATTCTGCTCTTCCATCCGGTCGTTACCGCCCTCAAGCGGGCGATCGAAGCCGGCACCCTGGGCAAGATCCACTACATCTACTCGCAGCGGGTCAACCTGGGCCAGGTGCGGACCGACGAAAATTCGCTCTGGAGCCTTGCTCCCCACGACATCTCGGTGATGCTCTATCTGTTGGGCCAGTACCCCGAGAGCGTCTCGGCCACAGGCCAGGCATTCATCAGCCAGGCGGT harbors:
- a CDS encoding class I SAM-dependent methyltransferase, which encodes MLDHSNVKQFYEQLYTTDYMGEDGFACWSQNGVELERVRDVLCQVQGPIASVLDYGCGQGRWATVLAEQFPAAQVTGIDISQTAIARAQQRFAMHRFVAFDGERAPFADGSFDLLFSYHVLEHVIDLEAVVADMARLVKKGGYLCIIFPCANAGSLEEKTMRLIKDGKVTTPQGEMVFHFERSAGHLRRLSSAQISERFACQGARLREQSFACQFFGAVDYLVRSTDGGYIRSFCAVGRAVHRLAALRLGVLQYALLVVARLIKWRRLGWLSSGCEALVTSLARLEWRLGRHRPNGSAQFLLFEKI
- a CDS encoding RNA-guided endonuclease InsQ/TnpB family protein, with protein sequence MLILEVKLKGRPQQFEAIDGAIRAAQFIRNKAVEYWQNHTTAGKHDLNKYCAVLAQEFEWAQKLNSMARQASAERAWSSIARFLDSRRRKISGKRRFPRFKHNSRTVEYKSTGWKLSDDRKSITFTDGFQIGQLRLIGTYDLSYQRDLIKRVRLVRRADGYYCQFCVDVERQVNHTYNGAMAGLDMGLDDFCTTTSGERIASPAGIARSERGFRRLRRRLNRKQKKSKNRSKLVRRLNRKYLKLTRQRKDFAIKSAKALCESNDLIVYENLKIRPRSRRYRQCRSFSDDIWPVFARWLEYYARLHRIVTVALSPRFSRTLCPRCGHPQQQALSSRTHCCVQCGHRETRAAQLLAREILVRGIQQLSTAGHVETAGLEPEKSLGREAPLPGTGN
- a CDS encoding Gfo/Idh/MocA family protein, with protein sequence MQTIDVAVVGAGNWGFNHVRTFGQLPGCRLRAVSDLSAKNLDKVRRQFPEVFVSEDYEQVLDLADLQAVVVATTAATHYPIARAALERGRHVLVEKPMTLDMDEAQALIELARSKNRVLMVGHILLFHPVVTALKRAIEAGTLGKIHYIYSQRVNLGQVRTDENSLWSLAPHDISVMLYLLGQYPESVSATGQAFISQAVQDVVFFSLKFPEGQLGHGHASWLDPSKIRQFTIVGSRKMAVFDDMQPVEKLRLYDKGVDIAESYDSWGGALSLRQGDITIPAIQMSEPLRNEALHFLECVREGKPPLTDGINGLEVLSLLQAAQRSLEAGGSAVPTVLPERVRELKLASYHR